A single region of the Drosophila miranda strain MSH22 chromosome 2, D.miranda_PacBio2.1, whole genome shotgun sequence genome encodes:
- the LOC108154636 gene encoding serine/threonine-protein kinase greatwall isoform X1 — MENADATSQSDPQIDYKTPKKTNSLIDSEQLLDKINILTTKPENHSNNAKLPTIKDFVIIKPISRGAFGKVFLGYKNKDSNKLYAIKVMRKSEMINKNMVSQVITERNALALSRSPFCVSLFYSLQSLSYVYLVMEYMVGGDLKSLLAMYGYFDEATARFYVAEMAMGLQYLHQHGIVHRDIKPDNMLLSHTGHVKLTDFGLSKIDMRRDLEISDLINCSPNLNARTPGQLLSLTSHLSFGSEKKLQEYGSSLTATGGTTMGTGTSNLLQAINKHGHEAMEMSDSEGDTSLAEKTSDSKISGVSPFYSAEVNESITHTCTAITNPQDSSSSCSFHTCTSGELSKCSPPLDSVAAGAVADSVPSKRRVEFILDPVTCQGCKLAEQDNNNGASNVNGKAKLESANEASFEFSMVRRRSLDERNRNKGQEDSGVSSRKGDDYSGCHLNQNSENSTASSIEKNTENLSHSKEDYSCSDYSRSYNLTNGNEMSGIHMNSPFRNLSKHFKRPDFLRGMKRKINLVNRSNNMSSMDADGSSSGNGSANTGLTQEIEILNIGSSTPKKRKARSSPIRGVLKVRSLSDDDMPMQHLLGPEANVANVVFSTPVSSQKLPRRDGGLLGKLKATRFALPLSIENKKREDTATEKLSGVQYHLKLADDPTMSPINHGVGNLPKTPKNMNINTPFRTPKSVRRGGRVSNERILGTPDYLAPELLLKHGHGPGVDWWALGVCFYEFMTGIPPFNDETPQKVFDNILNKNIEWPEGEEALSVDAMEAVELLLTMDPAERPAAKEVQQMRHFACIDWENIGNMEPPFVPTPDNPTDTGYFDARNNLQHLQLSNFAVED, encoded by the exons ATGGAAAACGCTGATGCGACTTCGCAGTCCGATCCGCAAATTGACTACAAGACTCCAAAGAAGACCAACTCGCTGATCGACAGCGAGCAGTTGCTGGATAAAATAAATATCCTAACCACCAAACCAGAGAATCACTCAAACAATGCCAAG CTGCCGACGATCAAAGACTTCGTCATCATAAAGCCGATCAGCCGGGGTGCCTTTGGGAAGGTGTTTCTGGGCTACAAGAACAAGGATTCGAACAAGCTGTATGCCATCAAGGTGATGCGCAAGTCCGAGATGATCAACAAGAACATGGTGTCCCAGGTGATAACCGAACGCAATGCCCTAGCACTCTCCCGGTCGCCGTTCTGCGTGAGTCTCTTCTATTCGCTGCAGTCGCTCTCCTACGTGTACCTGGTCATGGAGTACATGGTGGGCGGCGATCTCAAGTCACTGCTGGCCATGTACGGCTACTTTGACGAGGCAACGGCCCGATTCTATGTGGCCGAGATGGCCATGGGACTGCAGTACCTGCACCAGCATGGCATCGTTCATCGAGACATCAAGCCGGACAACATGTTGCTCTCGCACACGGGTCATGTGAAGCTCACGGACTTTGGTCTGAGTAAAATCGACATGCGACGCGATCTGGAGATATCCGATCTGATCAACTGTTCGCCCAACCTGAATGCCCGGACACCAGGCCAACTCCTGTCCCTTACCTCACATTTGTCCTTCGGCTCTGAGAAGAAGCTGCAGGAATATGGTTCTTCACTGACCGCCACCGGTGGCACGACCATGGGCACGGGCACATCCAATTTGCTGCAGGCCATCAACAAGCATGGCCATGAGGCCATGGAGATGTCCGATAGTGAGGGCGATACATCACTGGCAGAAAAGACGAGCGACAGTAAAATCTCAGGCGTCTCGCCGTTCTACTCCGCCGAGGTTAATGAATCGATTACCCATACATGTACGGCTATTACCAAT CCTCAGGACAGCAGTTCCTCATGCTCCTTCCACACTTGCACCTCGGGTGAACTGAGCAAGTGCTCTCCACCACTGGACTCGGTTGCAGCTGGTGCGGTTGCAGACTCAGTGCCTAGCAAGCGGCGGGTGGAGTTTATCCTGGATCCGGTTACATGTCAG GGCTGCAAATTGGCCGAGCAGGACAACAACAATGGGGCCAGCAATGTCAATGGCAAAGCCAAGTTGGAGAGCGCAAACGAGGCCTCGTTTGAGTTTTCCATGGTGCGCAGGCGATCGCTCGATGAG CGCAACCGGAACAAAGGGCAGGAGGATTCCGGCGTATCAAGTCGAAAGGGAGACGACTACTCCGGTTGCCATCTAAATCAGAACAGCGAGAACAGTACTGCCTCCTCGATTGAGAAGAACACGGAGAATCTGAGCCATTCAAAGGAGGACTACAGCTGCTCGGACTACTCGCGCAGCTACAACCTGACAAATGGCAATGAGATGAGCGGAATCCACATGAATTCCCCCTTTCGCAATCTCTCCAAACACTTTAAGCGACCCGATTTCCTGCGTGGCATGAAGCGAAAAATCAATCTGGTGAATCGGTCCAACAATATGTCCAGCATGGACGCGGACGGCTCCAGTTCCGGGAACGGCAGCGCCAACACTGGCCTCACCCAGGAGATCGAGATACTCAACATTGGCAGCAGTACGCCCAAGAAGCGAAAGGCTCGCTCCTCGCCCATTCGTGGCGTACTCAAGGTACGCTCTTTGTCTGACGACGACATGCCTATGCAGCATTTGCTCGGCCCTGAGGCGAACGTGGCCAATGTGGTCTTCTCCACGCCTGTGTCATCGCAAAAGCTGCCACGCCGGGACGGCGGACTGCTCGGCAAGCTGAAGGCCACACGCTTCGCTCTGCCCCTGTCCATTGAGAACAAGAAGCGGGAGGATACGGCCACCGAGAAATTGTCGGGCGTTCAGTATCACCTGAAGTTGGCCGACGATCCGACAATGTCACCCATAAACCACGGAGTCGGGAATTTGCCTAAGACCCCCAAAAACATGAACATCAATACGCCCTTCCGCACCCCAAAGTCTGTGAGGCGGGGAGGACGCGTCTCCAACGAGCGTATACTGGGCACACCCGACTATCTGGCGCCAGAGCTGCTGCTGAAGCATGGTCACGGCCCCGGCGTCGACTGGTGGGCGCTGGGCGTTTGCTTCTACGAGTTTATGACCGGCATTCCACCCTTCAACGACGAGACGCCCCAAAAAGTATTTGACAACATTCTTAACAAAA ACATTGAATGGCCCGAAGGCGAAGAGGCCTTGTCCGTCGATGCAATGGAGGCTGTGGAGCTGCTATTAACAATGGACCCCGCCGAGCGACCTGCCGCCAAAGAAGTTCAGCAAATGCGGCACTTTGCGTGCATTGACTGGGAGAACATTGGGAATATGGAGCCGCCGTTTGTGCCCACGCCCGACAATCCCACCGACACGGGCTATTTCGATGCCCGCAACAATCTGCAGCATCTGCAGCTGTCCAACTTTGCTGTGGAAGACTGA
- the LOC108154645 gene encoding nucleolar and coiled-body phosphoprotein 1, producing MLSKMAQPNNASGGGGTGGVAGSGSGRRLPLSLSAGTAVSRSQQGSSSPQRRTESFVSLKKCSGQRSGPASSASSGSTAKEDEKKSTNGVSKSTNGKEKLSQNGNSAKEQKPKEKVEKVAERRDNKDTQESVTNEKEAKKALANTATISAAPAAAVANSAAAPTPIVKAKTVEVDLTIDQAENDVVLVPDQVTGPVKVQGPNTPTGERKSLRKAAASQPKTPTSKPSSSPVPKKQTETAATPPEPVEETPAPATPQEDVEMEPLTVDASPIRSVTSAIDHLNAQPAATSTPGRRLFGFGGSSKPPSNEVNLVAQPCSPVRTFAQISGRRSIRNTASLTPSKVGSYRCTTNDLDTSTSTNYSMNATVGSDIPNSSSFSFSFFGRGRKRERTPPQLLGSKSTTDLPQDMETSPPKRARFDLFSLNLASPFSLLRSRFSKTTISSPQRLRLEQTPADDEENGKVQDVQCIAVEMDQQQLNISSGSAEEQDPKEVTVGQEAGLETPKKAGSPDKEINTEKEINDRNAESDGENISPASESAVELSVGENRSRCSLM from the coding sequence ATGCTAAGCAAAATGGCTCAACCAAACAATGCTAGTGGCGGCGGTGGAACAGGAGGAGTGGCCGGTAGTGGCTCGGGACGTCGCTTGCCGCTCTCACTAAGCGCTGGCACTGCTGTCAGCCGGTCCCAGCAGGGTTCAAGCAGTCCCCAGCGGAGGACAGAATCATTCGTGTCGCTCAAAAAATGCAGCGGACAGAGATCCGGACCGGCAAGCTCTGCTTCGAGTGGGTCCACCGCCAAGGAGGACGAAAAGAAGAGTACCAACGGCGTTAGCAAGTCCACCAATGGAAAGGAAAAGTTGTCGCAGAATGGCAACTCAGCCAAGGAGCAGAAGCCCAAGGAAAAGGTAGAAAAAGTAGCTGAAAGGAGGGACAACAAGGATACCCAAGAGAGCGTCACCAACGAAAAGGAAGCCAAAAAGGCTCTTGCTAATACTGCCACTAtttctgctgctcctgctgctgcagttgctAATTCTGCTGCAGCTCCAACGCCAATTGTGAAAGCAAAGACTGTCGAGGTTGACCTAACCATCGATCAGGCTGAGAATGATGTAGTTTTGGTCCCTGACCAGGTAACAGGCCCAGTAAAAGTGCAAGGGCCCAACACTCCCACAGGCGAGCGAAAATCGTTGCGCAAGGCGGCGGCCAGCCAGCCAAAAACTCCGACCAGCAAGCCAAGCTCCTCGCCGGTTCCGAAGAAACAGACAGAAACAGCAGCGACTCCTCCAGAGCCAGTTGAGGAGACTCCCGCTCCCGCTACACCACAGGAGGATGTTGAAATGGAGCCACTTACTGTGGATGCCTCACCCATACGCAGTGTGACAAGTGCTATTGACCACCTTAATGCCCAGCCGGCTGCCACATCGACACCTGGACGCCGACTATTCGGTTTCGGGGGAAGCAGCAAGCCACCGAGCAACGAGGTCAACCTGGTCGCTCAGCCATGCAGTCCGGTACGCACTTTCGCACAGATCAGTGGCAGGCGCAGCATACGGAACACAGCCTCTCTGACACCGTCGAAGGTCGGAAGCTATAGATGTACCACCAACGATCTGGACACATCGACCAGCACAAATTACAGCATGAATGCTACAGTGGGATCGGATATACCCAACAGTTCATCTTTCTCCTTCTCGTTCTTTGGGCGCGGACGCAAGCGAGAACGGACACCGCCTCAACTGCTAGGTTCAAAGTCCACCACTGACTTGCCGCAGGATATGGAGACTTCGCCACCGAAGCGCGCCCGCTTTGATCTCTTCAGCCTGAACTTGGCCTCTCCGTTCTCTTTGCTGCGATCGCGCTTCTCGAAGACCACCATCAGCTCTCCCCAGCGATTGCGTCTGGAACAGACCCCAGCCGACGACGAAGAAAATGGGAAAGTCCAGGACGTGCAGTGCATTGCTGTCGAAATGGATCAACAACAGCTCAACATCTCTTCGGGCAGCGCTGAGGAGCAAGACCCAAAGGAGGTTACTGTGGGCCAGGAGGCAGGCCTTGAGACGCCTAAGAAGGCTGGAAGCCCAGACAAAGAAATCAACACCGAGAAGGAAATCAACGATCGCAACGCCGAATCTGATGGAGAGAATATTTCTCCGGCTTCAGAGTCTGCCGTGGAGCTATCCGTCGGCGAAAACCGTTCGCGCTGCTCATTAATGTAA
- the LOC108154636 gene encoding serine/threonine-protein kinase greatwall isoform X2 codes for MENADATSQSDPQIDYKTPKKTNSLIDSEQLLDKINILTTKPENHSNNAKLPTIKDFVIIKPISRGAFGKVFLGYKNKDSNKLYAIKVMRKSEMINKNMVSQVITERNALALSRSPFCVSLFYSLQSLSYVYLVMEYMVGGDLKSLLAMYGYFDEATARFYVAEMAMGLQYLHQHGIVHRDIKPDNMLLSHTGHVKLTDFGLSKIDMRRDLEISDLINCSPNLNARTPGQLLSLTSHLSFGSEKKLQEYGSSLTATGGTTMGTGTSNLLQAINKHGHEAMEMSDSEGDTSLAEKTSDSKISGVSPFYSAEVNESITHTCTAITNPQDSSSSCSFHTCTSGELSKCSPPLDSVAAGAVADSVPSKRRVEFILDPVTCQRNRNKGQEDSGVSSRKGDDYSGCHLNQNSENSTASSIEKNTENLSHSKEDYSCSDYSRSYNLTNGNEMSGIHMNSPFRNLSKHFKRPDFLRGMKRKINLVNRSNNMSSMDADGSSSGNGSANTGLTQEIEILNIGSSTPKKRKARSSPIRGVLKVRSLSDDDMPMQHLLGPEANVANVVFSTPVSSQKLPRRDGGLLGKLKATRFALPLSIENKKREDTATEKLSGVQYHLKLADDPTMSPINHGVGNLPKTPKNMNINTPFRTPKSVRRGGRVSNERILGTPDYLAPELLLKHGHGPGVDWWALGVCFYEFMTGIPPFNDETPQKVFDNILNKNIEWPEGEEALSVDAMEAVELLLTMDPAERPAAKEVQQMRHFACIDWENIGNMEPPFVPTPDNPTDTGYFDARNNLQHLQLSNFAVED; via the exons ATGGAAAACGCTGATGCGACTTCGCAGTCCGATCCGCAAATTGACTACAAGACTCCAAAGAAGACCAACTCGCTGATCGACAGCGAGCAGTTGCTGGATAAAATAAATATCCTAACCACCAAACCAGAGAATCACTCAAACAATGCCAAG CTGCCGACGATCAAAGACTTCGTCATCATAAAGCCGATCAGCCGGGGTGCCTTTGGGAAGGTGTTTCTGGGCTACAAGAACAAGGATTCGAACAAGCTGTATGCCATCAAGGTGATGCGCAAGTCCGAGATGATCAACAAGAACATGGTGTCCCAGGTGATAACCGAACGCAATGCCCTAGCACTCTCCCGGTCGCCGTTCTGCGTGAGTCTCTTCTATTCGCTGCAGTCGCTCTCCTACGTGTACCTGGTCATGGAGTACATGGTGGGCGGCGATCTCAAGTCACTGCTGGCCATGTACGGCTACTTTGACGAGGCAACGGCCCGATTCTATGTGGCCGAGATGGCCATGGGACTGCAGTACCTGCACCAGCATGGCATCGTTCATCGAGACATCAAGCCGGACAACATGTTGCTCTCGCACACGGGTCATGTGAAGCTCACGGACTTTGGTCTGAGTAAAATCGACATGCGACGCGATCTGGAGATATCCGATCTGATCAACTGTTCGCCCAACCTGAATGCCCGGACACCAGGCCAACTCCTGTCCCTTACCTCACATTTGTCCTTCGGCTCTGAGAAGAAGCTGCAGGAATATGGTTCTTCACTGACCGCCACCGGTGGCACGACCATGGGCACGGGCACATCCAATTTGCTGCAGGCCATCAACAAGCATGGCCATGAGGCCATGGAGATGTCCGATAGTGAGGGCGATACATCACTGGCAGAAAAGACGAGCGACAGTAAAATCTCAGGCGTCTCGCCGTTCTACTCCGCCGAGGTTAATGAATCGATTACCCATACATGTACGGCTATTACCAAT CCTCAGGACAGCAGTTCCTCATGCTCCTTCCACACTTGCACCTCGGGTGAACTGAGCAAGTGCTCTCCACCACTGGACTCGGTTGCAGCTGGTGCGGTTGCAGACTCAGTGCCTAGCAAGCGGCGGGTGGAGTTTATCCTGGATCCGGTTACATGTCAG CGCAACCGGAACAAAGGGCAGGAGGATTCCGGCGTATCAAGTCGAAAGGGAGACGACTACTCCGGTTGCCATCTAAATCAGAACAGCGAGAACAGTACTGCCTCCTCGATTGAGAAGAACACGGAGAATCTGAGCCATTCAAAGGAGGACTACAGCTGCTCGGACTACTCGCGCAGCTACAACCTGACAAATGGCAATGAGATGAGCGGAATCCACATGAATTCCCCCTTTCGCAATCTCTCCAAACACTTTAAGCGACCCGATTTCCTGCGTGGCATGAAGCGAAAAATCAATCTGGTGAATCGGTCCAACAATATGTCCAGCATGGACGCGGACGGCTCCAGTTCCGGGAACGGCAGCGCCAACACTGGCCTCACCCAGGAGATCGAGATACTCAACATTGGCAGCAGTACGCCCAAGAAGCGAAAGGCTCGCTCCTCGCCCATTCGTGGCGTACTCAAGGTACGCTCTTTGTCTGACGACGACATGCCTATGCAGCATTTGCTCGGCCCTGAGGCGAACGTGGCCAATGTGGTCTTCTCCACGCCTGTGTCATCGCAAAAGCTGCCACGCCGGGACGGCGGACTGCTCGGCAAGCTGAAGGCCACACGCTTCGCTCTGCCCCTGTCCATTGAGAACAAGAAGCGGGAGGATACGGCCACCGAGAAATTGTCGGGCGTTCAGTATCACCTGAAGTTGGCCGACGATCCGACAATGTCACCCATAAACCACGGAGTCGGGAATTTGCCTAAGACCCCCAAAAACATGAACATCAATACGCCCTTCCGCACCCCAAAGTCTGTGAGGCGGGGAGGACGCGTCTCCAACGAGCGTATACTGGGCACACCCGACTATCTGGCGCCAGAGCTGCTGCTGAAGCATGGTCACGGCCCCGGCGTCGACTGGTGGGCGCTGGGCGTTTGCTTCTACGAGTTTATGACCGGCATTCCACCCTTCAACGACGAGACGCCCCAAAAAGTATTTGACAACATTCTTAACAAAA ACATTGAATGGCCCGAAGGCGAAGAGGCCTTGTCCGTCGATGCAATGGAGGCTGTGGAGCTGCTATTAACAATGGACCCCGCCGAGCGACCTGCCGCCAAAGAAGTTCAGCAAATGCGGCACTTTGCGTGCATTGACTGGGAGAACATTGGGAATATGGAGCCGCCGTTTGTGCCCACGCCCGACAATCCCACCGACACGGGCTATTTCGATGCCCGCAACAATCTGCAGCATCTGCAGCTGTCCAACTTTGCTGTGGAAGACTGA